The Saccharopolyspora gloriosae genome has a segment encoding these proteins:
- a CDS encoding WhiB family transcriptional regulator, whose product MTATMRLPKPVAETWEWQLQAACRDLSTSTFFHPENERGSARSNREEQAKRICHSCPVMRSCREHALAVQEPYGVWGGLSERERQELLAKRVPKQRAAA is encoded by the coding sequence ATGACGGCGACTATGCGGCTGCCCAAACCGGTGGCGGAGACCTGGGAGTGGCAGTTGCAGGCTGCTTGCCGGGACTTGAGCACGAGCACGTTCTTCCACCCGGAGAACGAACGCGGCAGCGCCCGCAGCAATCGCGAGGAGCAGGCCAAACGGATCTGCCACTCCTGCCCGGTGATGCGATCCTGCCGAGAGCACGCGTTGGCCGTGCAGGAGCCCTACGGCGTGTGGGGCGGACTCAGCGAGCGGGAGCGCCAGGAGCTGCTGGCGAAGCGGGTGCCGAAGCAGCGCGCCGCGGCCTGA
- a CDS encoding GNAT family N-acetyltransferase codes for MDPLHDPDDDALLHPRQARELAGLVENARLASGAVRYGRIGRVGAATLVLNQDNPLPAANHACGLWGTLAEVATTLLTLEQSFADAGRSEAVVYASPTTVGEIEGIADDSGWRAVEENMALLHRARKTATQPVRPATDDDLRGIAELIGDDAGLSDSGERRLVRTLAHRGDDPRCVLRVLDDPEADRLAGFAQGFVEHGVALVEHAIVRPGRRRRGAGSSLVADVVDDLYARGARLVAAYGDEGGAAERFTETCGFEPVYPVTAYARRVDELLD; via the coding sequence GTGGACCCGCTGCACGATCCTGACGACGACGCCCTGCTGCACCCGCGCCAAGCGCGGGAACTCGCAGGGCTGGTCGAAAACGCCCGCCTCGCCTCCGGCGCCGTCCGGTACGGCCGCATCGGCCGGGTCGGCGCGGCCACCCTGGTGCTCAACCAGGACAACCCGTTGCCCGCCGCGAACCACGCCTGCGGCCTGTGGGGAACGCTGGCCGAAGTGGCCACCACGTTGCTCACGCTGGAGCAGTCCTTCGCCGACGCGGGACGCTCCGAAGCCGTCGTGTACGCCTCGCCCACCACCGTCGGGGAGATCGAAGGCATCGCCGACGACTCCGGCTGGCGCGCGGTGGAGGAGAACATGGCGCTGCTGCACCGCGCCCGCAAGACGGCCACCCAGCCCGTGCGGCCGGCCACCGACGACGACCTGCGCGGCATCGCCGAACTCATCGGGGACGACGCGGGCCTGTCCGACTCCGGCGAACGACGCCTGGTCCGGACCTTGGCGCACCGGGGCGACGACCCGCGCTGCGTGCTGCGAGTGCTCGACGACCCGGAGGCCGATCGGCTCGCGGGCTTCGCCCAAGGCTTCGTCGAACACGGCGTCGCCCTAGTCGAACACGCCATCGTCCGCCCCGGCCGCAGACGCCGCGGAGCAGGATCGTCCCTGGTCGCAGACGTCGTGGACGACCTCTACGCCCGAGGCGCCCGCCTGGTCGCGGCCTACGGCGACGAGGGCGGAGCAGCGGAACGCTTCACCGAAACCTGCGGCTTCGAACCCGTGTACCCCGTCACCGCCTACGCCAGACGAGTCGACGAACTCCTCGACTGA
- a CDS encoding UvrD-helicase domain-containing protein: MTGTYDHHRERLRRQADEQLRARPPLPTWQKRVVERFAVERGTGWYTLLNQFAPHTPDNRPDVVLIGPGGVLVVLLCDHEPHAEATRAAFVWTAELLAGLATPHGLLTEAALRTVAVFPEGRRGTAGDGEHLVVTESELDRVLVRDEPLLDAADALAAARHLDNRTFDLTPIAWNPYRIPQPRGAGEVGSSDRSSGLFEVRRLREERAEHPPQDSALDWRLFLDDPQLGAVRRQYGGPALISGPAGTGKSTLALHRLAYLARRSPGKLLFTTHLNTLPELAREQFRALAPQVAHRVEFRNLHSWAADLLAERGRDAVVDEPRVDAAFADVWERSGRRGPLAGARPSRHYWKDEIDRVIKGRGLGTLESYKSAPRRGRGGQLSPAFRAHVWEFYCEYERELCERGIYDRNDVLIRAWDELGRKPLGRGYSVVAVDEVQDLTLVGLRLVHAVSGEGPNRLLLIGDGQQQVFAGGWRLSEAGISLRGRSEVLRRNYRNRGAIVEAAGELDAVNRFDDIDGGAPATLRSALPVLSGGKVVRWNGAAQQDAVLTALRELGAETGSAVLTRTRSAAEEWVEVLRRNGFPADRIAPWSADPEPVRVGTLAEAKGFEFRAVFLPDEHRPIGFHRDELEALQRQLLVATTRARDYLWIGALEEADE, translated from the coding sequence GTGACAGGGACATACGATCACCACCGCGAGCGGCTGCGGCGCCAAGCCGACGAACAGCTCCGCGCACGCCCCCCGTTGCCGACCTGGCAGAAGCGGGTCGTGGAGCGGTTCGCGGTGGAGCGCGGCACCGGTTGGTACACGTTGTTGAACCAGTTCGCCCCGCACACCCCGGACAACCGGCCGGACGTGGTGCTCATCGGCCCGGGCGGAGTGCTGGTGGTGCTGCTGTGCGATCACGAGCCGCACGCGGAGGCGACGCGCGCGGCGTTCGTGTGGACCGCGGAACTGCTGGCGGGACTGGCCACGCCGCACGGGCTGCTCACGGAGGCCGCGTTGCGCACCGTCGCGGTGTTCCCGGAAGGCCGGCGCGGCACCGCGGGCGACGGTGAGCACCTGGTGGTGACCGAGTCGGAACTGGACCGGGTGCTCGTGCGCGACGAGCCGCTGCTGGACGCGGCGGACGCGCTGGCCGCCGCCCGCCACCTGGACAACCGCACGTTCGACCTGACTCCGATCGCGTGGAATCCGTACCGGATTCCGCAGCCGAGGGGCGCGGGCGAAGTGGGTTCCTCGGACCGTTCCTCCGGCCTGTTCGAGGTCCGGCGGTTGCGGGAGGAGCGGGCCGAGCATCCGCCGCAGGACTCCGCGTTGGACTGGCGGCTGTTCCTCGACGACCCCCAGCTCGGCGCGGTGCGCAGGCAATACGGCGGTCCCGCGCTGATCTCGGGGCCTGCGGGCACCGGGAAGTCGACGCTCGCGCTGCACCGGCTGGCGTACTTGGCGCGGCGCAGCCCGGGCAAGCTGCTGTTCACCACACACCTGAACACGCTGCCGGAGCTCGCGCGGGAGCAGTTCCGGGCGTTGGCGCCGCAGGTGGCGCACCGGGTGGAGTTCCGGAACCTGCATTCGTGGGCGGCCGACCTGCTCGCCGAACGCGGCCGGGACGCGGTGGTGGACGAACCGCGGGTGGACGCGGCGTTCGCGGACGTGTGGGAACGCTCCGGGCGTCGGGGACCGCTGGCGGGCGCTCGCCCATCGCGGCACTACTGGAAGGACGAGATCGACCGGGTGATCAAAGGCCGTGGCCTGGGCACCTTGGAGTCGTACAAGTCCGCGCCGCGGCGCGGTCGCGGTGGACAGCTCAGCCCCGCTTTCCGGGCGCACGTCTGGGAGTTCTACTGCGAATACGAGCGGGAACTGTGCGAACGCGGCATCTACGACCGCAACGATGTGCTGATCCGCGCGTGGGACGAGCTCGGGCGGAAACCGTTGGGCCGCGGCTATTCGGTGGTGGCGGTCGACGAGGTGCAGGACCTGACGCTGGTCGGTTTGCGGCTCGTGCACGCCGTCAGCGGCGAAGGACCGAACCGGTTGTTGCTGATCGGCGACGGTCAGCAGCAGGTGTTCGCCGGTGGCTGGCGGCTGTCCGAAGCCGGGATCTCGTTGCGCGGCCGCAGCGAGGTGCTGCGCCGCAACTACCGCAACCGGGGCGCGATCGTCGAGGCCGCCGGTGAGCTGGACGCGGTGAACCGGTTCGACGACATCGACGGCGGGGCGCCGGCGACGCTGCGGTCGGCGCTGCCGGTGCTCAGTGGCGGGAAAGTGGTGCGGTGGAACGGAGCCGCGCAGCAGGACGCGGTGCTCACGGCACTGCGCGAGCTCGGCGCGGAAACCGGTTCCGCCGTGCTCACCCGCACCCGTTCCGCCGCTGAGGAGTGGGTGGAAGTGCTGCGCCGCAACGGTTTCCCCGCCGATCGGATCGCTCCCTGGTCGGCGGATCCGGAGCCGGTGCGGGTGGGGACGTTGGCGGAGGCGAAGGGCTTCGAGTTCCGCGCGGTGTTCCTGCCCGACGAGCACCGGCCCATCGGTTTCCACCGCGACGAACTCGAAGCACTGCAACGGCAACTCCTGGTCGCGACCACCCGAGCCCGCGACTACCTGTGGATCGGAGCGCTGGAGGAAGCCGACGAGTGA
- a CDS encoding AAA family ATPase has protein sequence MQEIIGRDAELAQVRRAARETGQVLIVTGDPGMGKTTLLDAAAEPDALRATGSETETNLAFAGLHQLLAPVLRRAEGRPEAARLFAAFGVDEDPVEPDVMRLGLAVLSLLSDTGGLLIVDDAQWLDRASLDVLAFLARRIDAEPLSLLIGAREDQPLPGMDRLPTLRLEPLGDLDANRVLDARPQPPTGARRLRVLAEAGGNPLALTELAAVPEESGPGPSATTERLEKIFAARAQELPEHSRELLLVLAAADTADPVRPPGAGWEAAERAGLVRWTGSRFRFRHPLVRSALYHSAPFEQRRRAHLRLAAATEEPDRHAWHLAAAAGEPDEDVAAALEATAERARRRGGYAAAATTLERAAELSPDRAERARRLVLAANSALFTAQAGWVEDLAARVVGLTDDPELLAIAALRTGQALTVTTRHAAAFTQLFRTATALARRDPGTALDVLATAAVVAYYSAEPGRRDAVLAALPEIPGEQNPVTRAWVSAVADPVGSRAEVLPLLPALSSAESGPGHSVAVATIAWLLDETPLAVRLFEQAFERWRVRGPLPEGLGCAQGWALFESGAWTQVRAIAGDSLNNGARAELPHVMAGSKTMDGAVLALRGESARAAELATEALSMVDPAASRMVAVRARYVLGMVAAGAGDHATAYAQFRRMFTADGEFEHYHQSAVALPELAAAAARLGTPHDAERIVRAAAHRLDDGASVRLRALLDHARAMLAADPEPLFAAALADPRTEQWPFERARTLLHQAEWLRRARRIAESRAPLEAALETFRRLGAAPWTARAEAELRASGGADPGTAAPDVLDELSPQQQEIVRLAARGLTNREIGDRLFLSPRTVGSHLYRSFPKLGVSNRNQLRDLLEPAATVPPE, from the coding sequence GTGCAGGAGATCATCGGCCGGGACGCGGAGCTCGCGCAGGTGCGGCGGGCGGCCCGCGAGACCGGGCAGGTGCTGATCGTCACCGGCGATCCGGGGATGGGCAAGACCACGCTGCTCGACGCGGCGGCCGAGCCGGACGCGCTGCGCGCCACCGGCAGCGAGACCGAGACGAATCTGGCCTTCGCCGGACTGCACCAGCTGCTCGCGCCCGTGCTGCGCCGGGCCGAAGGGCGGCCGGAGGCGGCGCGGCTGTTCGCCGCGTTCGGCGTGGACGAGGACCCGGTCGAACCGGACGTGATGCGGCTGGGACTGGCCGTGCTGAGCCTGCTGTCCGACACCGGTGGACTGCTGATCGTCGACGACGCGCAATGGCTGGACCGCGCCAGCCTGGACGTGCTCGCCTTCCTGGCCCGCCGGATCGACGCCGAGCCGCTGAGCCTGCTCATCGGTGCCCGTGAAGACCAGCCGCTGCCCGGAATGGACCGGCTGCCGACGCTGCGCCTGGAGCCGCTCGGCGACCTCGACGCGAACCGGGTGCTCGACGCGCGGCCGCAGCCGCCGACCGGTGCGCGGCGGTTGCGGGTGCTGGCGGAGGCCGGGGGGAATCCGCTGGCGCTGACCGAACTCGCCGCCGTGCCGGAGGAATCCGGTCCGGGACCGTCGGCCACCACCGAACGGCTGGAGAAGATCTTCGCGGCGCGGGCGCAGGAACTGCCGGAGCACAGCCGCGAATTGCTGCTGGTGCTCGCCGCCGCCGACACCGCCGACCCGGTGCGCCCGCCCGGCGCGGGCTGGGAGGCCGCCGAACGAGCCGGGCTGGTGCGCTGGACGGGCTCCCGGTTCCGGTTCCGGCATCCGCTGGTGCGGTCCGCGCTGTACCACTCGGCCCCGTTCGAGCAGCGCCGCCGGGCGCACCTCCGGCTGGCCGCTGCGACGGAGGAACCGGATCGGCACGCCTGGCACCTGGCGGCCGCCGCGGGCGAACCGGACGAGGACGTCGCCGCGGCACTGGAAGCCACCGCCGAACGCGCCCGCCGGCGTGGTGGCTACGCGGCCGCCGCGACCACGCTGGAGCGCGCCGCCGAGCTGAGCCCGGACCGCGCCGAACGCGCCCGGCGACTCGTGCTCGCGGCGAACTCCGCGTTGTTCACCGCCCAGGCCGGGTGGGTGGAGGACCTGGCCGCGCGGGTCGTGGGCCTCACCGACGATCCGGAGCTGCTCGCGATCGCCGCGCTGCGGACGGGGCAGGCGCTCACCGTCACCACCCGGCACGCGGCGGCGTTCACGCAGTTGTTCCGCACCGCGACCGCGCTGGCGCGGCGCGATCCGGGCACCGCGCTGGACGTGCTGGCCACCGCCGCCGTCGTCGCCTACTACTCGGCCGAACCGGGCAGGCGCGATGCGGTGCTCGCGGCGCTGCCGGAGATCCCCGGCGAACAGAACCCGGTGACCAGGGCATGGGTGTCGGCCGTCGCGGACCCGGTGGGCAGCAGGGCGGAAGTGCTGCCGCTGCTTCCCGCGCTGAGTTCCGCGGAGTCCGGCCCGGGACACAGCGTCGCGGTGGCGACGATCGCCTGGCTGCTGGACGAGACGCCGCTCGCGGTTCGCCTGTTCGAGCAAGCATTCGAGCGCTGGCGGGTGCGGGGACCGCTGCCGGAAGGGCTCGGCTGCGCCCAAGGCTGGGCGCTGTTCGAATCCGGTGCCTGGACGCAGGTCCGGGCCATCGCGGGAGACTCGCTGAACAACGGTGCCCGCGCCGAACTCCCGCACGTCATGGCCGGATCCAAGACGATGGACGGCGCCGTCCTGGCGCTACGAGGGGAATCCGCGCGAGCCGCGGAACTCGCCACCGAAGCACTGTCCATGGTGGACCCGGCGGCGAGCCGGATGGTGGCGGTCCGGGCCAGGTACGTGCTGGGCATGGTCGCCGCCGGGGCGGGTGATCACGCGACCGCCTACGCGCAGTTCCGCCGGATGTTCACCGCCGACGGGGAATTCGAGCACTACCACCAGTCCGCGGTGGCGCTGCCGGAACTGGCCGCCGCCGCGGCACGCCTGGGAACACCGCACGACGCCGAGCGCATCGTGCGGGCCGCCGCGCACCGACTCGACGACGGCGCGTCGGTGCGGCTGCGGGCGCTGCTCGACCACGCCCGCGCGATGCTGGCCGCCGACCCGGAACCGCTGTTCGCCGCCGCGCTGGCCGACCCCCGCACCGAGCAGTGGCCGTTCGAACGCGCACGAACCCTGCTGCACCAGGCCGAATGGTTGCGTCGCGCACGCCGCATCGCCGAGTCCCGCGCCCCGCTGGAGGCGGCGCTGGAGACGTTCCGCAGGCTCGGTGCGGCTCCGTGGACCGCCAGGGCCGAGGCGGAACTGCGGGCCTCCGGCGGCGCGGACCCCGGCACCGCCGCACCCGACGTGCTCGACGAACTCAGCCCGCAGCAGCAGGAGATCGTCCGGCTGGCCGCGCGCGGACTCACCAACCGGGAGATCGGGGATCGGCTCTTCCTGTCACCGCGCACCGTGGGCTCGCACCTGTACCGCTCGTTCCCGAAACTCGGTGTCAGCAACCGGAACCAACTGCGCGACCTGCTCGAGCCCGCCGCAACGGTTCCACCGGAGTGA
- a CDS encoding MBL fold metallo-hydrolase, with protein sequence MQSITLGDVEVTRVLEFHGRAMGMDEFFPDIPAELFEAERSWLAPDFWSPADNGFISAVQTWVLRSAGRTILVDTGVGNHKERPYSPHWRHLNTGYLGNLAAAGVRPEDVDIVINTHLHVDHVGWNTRLVDRDWVPTFPNATYLLPRLDFDYWNPLGEHRPKRALSHQNVFEDSVAPVHEAGLAELWEGERVIDENLRLLPAPGHTPGSSVLHLSSGSDRAVFIGDLLHTPLQMQDPTHNCDFEEDPATARASRRRLLDFAADNTALVVPAHFGGHGAAEVGRSGDRFEIKDWAAFDRPERSNR encoded by the coding sequence ATGCAGAGCATCACGCTGGGAGACGTCGAAGTCACGCGAGTGCTGGAGTTCCACGGGCGCGCGATGGGCATGGACGAGTTCTTCCCCGACATCCCCGCCGAGCTGTTCGAGGCCGAGCGGTCCTGGCTGGCCCCGGACTTCTGGTCACCTGCCGACAACGGGTTCATCTCGGCCGTGCAGACCTGGGTGTTGCGCAGCGCGGGCCGCACGATCCTCGTCGACACCGGCGTCGGCAACCACAAGGAACGGCCGTACTCGCCGCATTGGCGGCACCTGAACACCGGCTACCTCGGCAACCTGGCCGCGGCGGGCGTCCGCCCGGAGGACGTCGACATCGTGATCAACACGCACCTGCACGTGGACCACGTGGGGTGGAACACGCGGCTCGTCGACCGGGACTGGGTGCCGACCTTCCCGAACGCCACCTACCTGCTGCCGCGCCTCGACTTCGACTACTGGAACCCGTTGGGCGAGCACCGGCCGAAGCGCGCGCTCAGCCACCAGAACGTGTTCGAGGACAGCGTCGCGCCCGTGCACGAGGCGGGGCTCGCCGAGCTGTGGGAGGGCGAGCGGGTCATCGACGAGAACCTGCGGTTGCTGCCCGCGCCCGGTCACACGCCCGGCTCCTCGGTGCTGCACCTGAGTTCCGGTTCGGACCGCGCCGTGTTCATCGGCGACCTGCTGCACACCCCGCTGCAAATGCAGGATCCGACGCACAACTGCGATTTCGAGGAGGACCCGGCGACCGCCCGCGCGTCCCGCCGCCGACTGCTCGACTTCGCCGCGGACAACACCGCCCTGGTCGTGCCCGCCCACTTCGGCGGTCACGGCGCGGCCGAGGTCGGCCGCTCCGGCGACCGCTTCGAGATCAAGGACTGGGCCGCGTTCGACCGCCCGGAACGGAGCAACCGATGA
- a CDS encoding carboxylesterase/lipase family protein, with amino-acid sequence MTTVPTAKGRVQGRRTGDGLVFSAIPYAAAPVGPARFAAPRPAPRWDGVRDATRPGPTAPSPERAFGALDMAPFFGPGWVRGEDYLTVNVWTPDTAARGLPVMVFVHGGGFVSGSAQAALYDGTGFSRDGVVLVTLNYRLGAPGWLSVPGAPDNRGLLDVLAALRWVQEEIEAFGGDPGNVTLFGQSAGATIVDAALAEHADSGLFRRVISQSGNGLGAFVPAQAELVANRLGSVLAVPVAELAEVPDERLIAATPQLRGMDLAVDGRFDPLLRLTPFGLVLERQPAVSVAAGAGAEITLLVGNNTEEGNLYLAPNCDLDQSTLDDVRSVAARAHPDPDRLVAAYRAQRPSATAGELRSAVLGDALFGAGTRALADAHSAHATTYRYEFAWRSTALGGSLGAAHGVELPFVFDSARGPGSHGPNSLLGTEYDPELGAEVHSAWVRFATDGDPGWERYTTPRRPVRRFARPSAVVSDPHPLERGAWRNTATR; translated from the coding sequence ATGACCACCGTGCCGACCGCGAAGGGCCGGGTCCAGGGCAGGAGAACTGGCGACGGCCTGGTGTTCTCCGCGATCCCCTACGCCGCAGCGCCGGTCGGTCCCGCCCGGTTCGCCGCTCCCCGGCCTGCTCCGCGCTGGGACGGCGTGCGGGACGCGACGCGGCCCGGCCCGACCGCCCCATCGCCGGAACGGGCGTTCGGCGCGCTGGACATGGCCCCGTTCTTCGGCCCCGGCTGGGTCCGCGGCGAGGACTACCTGACGGTGAACGTGTGGACGCCGGACACCGCCGCCCGCGGCTTGCCGGTCATGGTCTTCGTGCACGGTGGCGGATTCGTGTCCGGTTCGGCGCAGGCCGCGCTCTACGACGGCACCGGCTTCTCCCGCGACGGCGTGGTCCTGGTGACGCTGAACTACCGGCTCGGCGCCCCGGGATGGCTCTCGGTGCCGGGAGCTCCGGACAACCGGGGGCTGCTGGACGTGCTGGCCGCGCTGCGCTGGGTTCAGGAGGAGATCGAGGCGTTCGGCGGCGACCCGGGCAACGTCACCCTGTTCGGCCAGTCCGCCGGAGCCACCATCGTCGACGCCGCCTTGGCCGAGCACGCCGACAGCGGGTTGTTCCGGCGGGTGATCAGCCAGAGCGGCAACGGGCTCGGCGCGTTCGTGCCGGCGCAGGCCGAGCTCGTAGCGAACCGGCTCGGCTCGGTCCTGGCCGTGCCGGTGGCGGAACTGGCGGAGGTGCCCGATGAACGCCTGATCGCGGCGACGCCGCAGCTGCGCGGGATGGACCTCGCGGTGGACGGGCGATTCGACCCGCTGCTGCGGCTCACCCCGTTCGGCCTCGTGCTGGAACGGCAGCCCGCCGTGTCCGTCGCCGCCGGGGCTGGCGCGGAGATCACCTTGCTCGTCGGGAACAACACCGAAGAGGGCAACCTCTACCTGGCCCCGAACTGCGACCTGGATCAGTCCACACTGGACGATGTGCGATCGGTCGCGGCGCGAGCGCACCCGGATCCGGATCGGCTCGTCGCCGCGTACCGGGCGCAACGCCCGTCGGCCACCGCCGGTGAGCTGCGCTCGGCCGTGCTCGGCGACGCCCTGTTCGGCGCGGGCACCCGGGCGCTCGCCGACGCGCACTCCGCGCACGCGACGACGTACCGCTACGAGTTCGCCTGGCGCTCCACCGCACTCGGCGGCTCACTGGGAGCGGCGCACGGCGTGGAGCTGCCCTTCGTCTTCGACTCCGCCCGCGGCCCCGGGTCGCACGGCCCGAACTCCCTGCTGGGCACGGAATACGATCCCGAGCTGGGCGCCGAGGTGCACTCCGCTTGGGTGCGCTTCGCCACCGACGGGGACCCCGGCTGGGAGCGCTACACCACGCCCCGCCGCCCCGTTCGACGATTCGCTCGACCGTCCGCAGTGGTCTCGGATCCGCATCCGCTGGAGCGCGGGGCCTGGCGGAACACCGCTACCAGGTGA